The genomic window TTCTTGTACAGCTCCATCGTCTCGCGGGACATCGCCTCACGGCTGGCCTGGTCGCGCTTGCCCTTGTACTTCTCCTGCACCTTCTTCATCTGCGGCGCGATCTCGAGCATCTTGCGCTGGCTCTTGATCTGCTTGATGAACAGCGGGATGAGGGCGGCACGGACGACGAGAACGAGCCCGACGATCGAGAGGACCCAGGTGAGACCGGCCGCGGGGTCGAGTCCGATGGCCGTCCACAGCAGGTGCCAGCCCACGAGGAGCAGCTCGACCGCCCACTTGAGCGGCCAGAGAATTGTGCCGATGATGTCCATAGGTGCGGGTCAGCCCTTTCCGTGGCTCGGTTGCACGACAAATCCGTGAGAAGTGACGCTGTACCGGAAGTTCTTCTTGGGCGGTACCTCGTCGAAACGAGGTGCTGCCCAGGGGTGGCATCTCGCGATGCGCGCCGCTGCCATCGCCGAACCGACGACGACACCGTGTTGCTGCACCGCTCCCAGAGCGTACGCGGAACAGCTGGGGTAATACCGGCAGACGTCGCCGTACA from Plantibacter flavus includes these protein-coding regions:
- the yidD gene encoding membrane protein insertion efficiency factor YidD, producing MNGVLAATCLAPRNAAVLALRGYRAAISPLYGDVCRYYPSCSAYALGAVQQHGVVVGSAMAAARIARCHPWAAPRFDEVPPKKNFRYSVTSHGFVVQPSHGKG